In Debaryomyces hansenii CBS767 chromosome A complete sequence, a genomic segment contains:
- a CDS encoding DEHA2D11330p (similar to uniprot|Q99252 Saccharomyces cerevisiae YOR092W ECM3 involved in cell wall biogenesis and architecture or uniprot|P54072 Saccharomyces cerevisiae YLR152C) has product MSSEGGGSTPLGTIIYSAVKPIFKIYFIIALGFLLAKRNILTVTTCRDISDCIVTAIMPCLIFNNVVTNLKSSDIKNLGVIFFTGTLLFIIGVGLSILNKILTKSPKRWLGGLLSVGLFPNISDLPIAYLQTLSNGGEIFSQKDGDKGVAYVCIFLAAQVFYQFSLGLYRLIEWDFREELLKEEREEEKNIESHTNTINNDSVQEQRDCNEDAIDDTSITSSFSSNSIHKNNKEISQTRRQSTSRLHPDDVNDQHNEFLRHYELQALQSNPRSTISSGSETSPSHVSSRRGSNQGSISTNYYSLHLQPSIISGLRRHKSEDISDVINEYSEYEEWKNQEIRRIASNETGASTNLTVPTNNGHDEERSKLAKLKMLSIETLKNFAAPNSASLIISIAIAMAPPLKALFVPSNFDIPDAPDSQPPLSFVMDIASYIGAASVPLGLLLLGATISRLQVKKMPKGFWKTAVAVTVSRLIILPIIGVGLTTGFYKGGWYGDDKLIRFVSVLEFGLPSATALVYFTAFYTDPNSDDHLQMDCLAVCLIFQYAILFITLPFLVSFTLKVSLGF; this is encoded by the coding sequence ATGTCAAGTGAAGGTGGTGGATCTACCCCATTAGGTACGATCATTTATTCAGCGGTGAAGCCCATCTTCAAGATCTACTTTATTATTGCATTAGGCTTCTTACTTGCAAAGAGGAACATTTTAACTGTTACGACATGTCGGGACATTTCTGATTGTATTGTAACAGCGATCATGCCGTGtttaatttttaataacGTTGTcacaaatttgaaaagttcaGACATAAAGAATTTGGgtgtaatttttttcacAGGAACGTTGTTGTTTATTATTGGTGTTGGgttatcaattttaaataagatTTTAACAAAATCACCAAAGAGATGGCTTGGAGGACTACTTTCAGTCGGATTATTCCCAAATATATCTGATTTACCAATTGCATATTTACAAACATTATCTAATGGAGGGGAGATTTTTTCTCAGAAAGACGGAGATAAAGGGGTTGCATACGTCTGTATTTTCTTAGCAGCACAGGTGTTTTATCAATTTAGTTTAGGACTCTACCGTTTAATTGAATGGGACTTTCGGGAGGAGTTATTAAAGGAAGAGCGAGAGGAAGAAAAAAACATAGAATCGCATACGAAtactattaataatgattctgTTCAAGAGCAGAGAGATTGTAATGAAGATGCAATTGATGACACCTCAATAACttcttcattctcttctaattcaattcacaaaaataataaagaaataagTCAAACAAGGAGACAATCTACATCACGCCTACATCCAGATGATGTAAATGATCAGcataatgaatttttaaGACATTATGAATTACAAGCTTTACAATCAAATCCAAGATCTACAATTTCGTCTGGTTCAGAAACATCACCATCGCATGTACTGTCTAGGAGAGGATCGAACCAAGGATCAATATCGACCAATTACTACTCACTCCATTTGCAGCCTTCCATAATTAGTGGATTAAGACGTCATAAATCAGAAGACATTAGCGACGttataaatgaatattcAGAATATGAAGAATGGAAAAACCAGGAAATACGAAGAATTGCTAGTAACGAAACCGGTGCCTCGACGAATTTGACGGTACCTACTAACAATGGACATGATGAGGAGCGGAGCAAATTGGCGAAACTTAAAATGCTTCTGATCGAAACCCTCAAGAACTTTGCTGCTCCTAACTCTGCTTCGTTAATCATATCGATAGCCATAGCCATGGCTCCCCCATTGAAAGCCCTTTTTGTTCCCAGTAATTTCGATATACCTGATGCTCCCGATAGTCAACCTCCGTTGTCGTTTGTCATGGATATCGCCAGCTATATCGGTGCAGCATCTGTGCCTCTAGGGTTGCTTTTGTTGGGGGCCACAATTTCGAGATTGCAGGTCAAAAAAATGCCCAAGGGTTTCTGGAAAACCGCGGTTGCAGTTACTGTCTCGCGATTAATCATATTACCAATAATAGGCGTGGGCTTAACTACAGGTTTCTATAAAGGTGGTTGGTACGGTGACGACAAATTGATTCGTTTTGTCAGTGTCTTGGAGTTTGGTCTCCCAAGTGCAACTGCTTTAGTTTATTTCACTGCCTTCTACACTGATCCAAACTCAGATGACCACCTACAAATGGATTGTTTAGCTGTTTGTTTGATTTTCCAGTATGcaattttattcattaCTTTGCCATTTTTAGTGAGTTTTACGCTAAAAGTTTCTTTGGGATTTTAA
- a CDS encoding DEHA2D11352p (no similarity), whose product MSLMIGKNISASSSTAQLLNNMEFQDYLLYESSSGIDMKETRENTKNDCIGIETKNLVQNIEDIPIPQRSPRRPVRKNMNLNGKQNIFASPCSMSDSSSFEYRNDDSEKSSNESIFSNDGVVGNYNDQSIVDEFGLDLEGIDDLDMFLNEIDIDENGQSNIIFQVDEVINIVAIHSK is encoded by the coding sequence ATGAGCTTAATGATAGGAAAGAATATATCTGCATCAAGTTCAACAGCTCAGTTATTGAACAACATGGAATTCCAAGATTATTTGCTTTATGAGAGTTCTTCAGGAATTGATATGAAGGAAACAAGAGAGAATACCAAGAATGATTGTATAGGAATAGAAACAAAGAACCTAGTTCAGAATATTGAAGACATCCCGATCCCACAAAGGTCACCAAGAAGGCCTGTAAggaaaaatatgaatttaaatggcaaacaaaatattttcgCCTCACCATGTTCTATGCTGGATAGTAGCTCATTTGAATACAGAAATGATGACTCGGAGAAATCCTCTAATGAATCCATTTTTTCTAATGATGGGGTCGTTGGAAATTACAATGATCAGTCTATCGTAGATGAGTTTGGTCTTGACCTCGAAGGaattgatgatttggataTGTTTCTAAAcgaaattgatattgatgaaaatggacaatcaaatataatctTCCAAGTTGACGAAGTCATCAATATCGTTGCAATTCATTCCAAATGA